A single region of the Cucumis melo cultivar AY chromosome 3, USDA_Cmelo_AY_1.0, whole genome shotgun sequence genome encodes:
- the LOC103485615 gene encoding UPF0496 protein 3-like: MWTKFSPSKIINSTKLSQSILACSTFADQEHEIIRKKHKRSFNVNEEYLCTLRTESFAEFFLKPESNVHESPPSTTSSSSAADCCWRFSETILLQPGQLEAVPSILESSFLLMLPELKGLFVDYFNLSAQASDLCTRLLANFKLTRSTSRCIQESLDSIEKCFSSETVESIASNLLALRSPFSDLEKRDFALIHDDYTTISHRLNCTRKKVARKIRSMKIMDGITCGLNAITTRTLTDLVKAADRGPGVFGRKLLRHEMLRNGGLEKVGEKLEAAAKGSYILKRELETTSRLVVRLGDAVDNGKAMVRLFGGRKKEDKFGVAVAMDEVKKNNANIRKRVEDVEEHLCLCIVAINRSKASVIN, encoded by the coding sequence ATGTGGACAAAATTTAGCCCTTCAAAAATCATAAATAGTACCAAACTTTCTCAATCAATCTTAGCTTGTTCAACTTTTGCAGATCAAGAACATGAAATTATTAGAAAGAAACACAAAAGAAGCTTCAATGTTAATGAGGAATACCTTTGCACATTGAGGACCGAATCCTTCGCTGAATTCTTCCTAAAACCTGAATCCAATGTCCATGAATCGCCGCCGTCCACAACCTCCTCCTCCTCCGCCGCTGATTGCTGCTGGAGATTCTCGGAAACAATCTTGTTGCAGCCTGGTCAGTTAGAAGCCGTTCCTTCAATTCTCGAATCGTCGTTTCTTCTGATGTTACCGGAGCTTAAAGGTCTGTTCGTCGATTATTTCAATCTCAGTGCCCAAGCTTCAGATCTCTGCACTCGTCTTCTCGCGAACTTCAAATTAACTCGATCTACATCCCGCTGCATTCAAGAATCGCTCGATTCGATCGAGAAATGTTTTTCGTCCGAGACAGTTGAATCAATCGCCTCTAACCTTCTCGCATTGAGATCGCCATTTTCCGATCTGGAAAAACGTGATTTCGCGTTAATCCACGACGATTACACGACGATTTCTCATCGACTAAACTGCACGAGGAAGAAGGTAGCGAGAAAAATCAGATCGATGAAAATCATGGATGGAATTACCTGTGGATTGAACGCTATTACAACTCGCACTCTGACTGACTTAGTAAAGGCAGCAGATCGAGGTCCAGGAGTTTTCGGGAGAAAGCTTCTCCGACATGAGATGCTTAGAAATGGCGGTCTTGAGAAAGTAGGAGAAAAACTGGAGGCGGCGGCGAAGGGGAGTTATATACTGAAGAGAGAGTTGGAGACGACGAGTCGACTAGTGGTCAGGCTGGGCGACGCGGTGGATAATGGGAAGGCGATGGTGCggttgtttgggggaaggaagAAGGAGGATAAATTTGGAGTGGCGGTGGCGATGGATGAGGTGAAGAAGAACAATGCGAACATTAGAAAGCGAGTTGAAGATGTTGAAGAGCATTTGTGTTTGTGCATTGTCGCCATTAATAGAAGCAAAGCTTCTGTGATTAACTAA